A genomic segment from Deinococcus sp. YIM 77859 encodes:
- a CDS encoding carboxylesterase/lipase family protein yields the protein MGREASGLRVWQGIPYAAPPVGDRRWRAPQPAPIWVGERDASRPGNVCLQRGQLGSGGTRGSEDCLYLNVYAPAGATRAPVMVWIHGGSFRSGAGSDYDGRVLAREQGVIVVTLNYRLGPLGFLAAPGLLEGRTTGNYGLLDQQAALRWVRENVAAFGGDPANVTVFGESAGGMSICDQLAAPGAAGLFDRAILQSGPCTPAINTVPVADALKTGAAYARALGCPEGDATCLRAVPAERLLATEVPGRRAPGSVALPPVYGDAVLPRSPQEAFQTGAVNRVPVLIGSNLDEGTLFVAPLGRERDLPVWQYWALVALLERWNAPRLLVHYASRDYDTVGLAAAAFVTDGLFACPVNDITRALARFMPVYAYEFRDRNAPSQLKPTGTIPRYGAYHAAELISVFGTPLTGLADPAQFTPLQADLARIIRAYWANFARSGNPNGLGLPQWPPFNSVEGQVLTLEPGRVAPTTLFRQEHRCDLWDR from the coding sequence GTGGGCCGCGAGGCGAGCGGCCTGCGCGTTTGGCAGGGGATCCCCTACGCCGCGCCGCCCGTGGGGGACCGCCGCTGGAGGGCCCCGCAGCCCGCCCCCATCTGGGTGGGAGAACGCGACGCCTCCCGGCCCGGAAACGTGTGCCTTCAGCGGGGCCAGCTGGGAAGCGGCGGCACTCGCGGGAGTGAAGATTGCCTCTACCTGAATGTGTACGCGCCAGCCGGTGCCACACGCGCTCCCGTCATGGTCTGGATTCACGGCGGTTCCTTTCGCAGCGGCGCGGGGAGCGACTACGACGGGCGGGTGCTGGCGCGTGAGCAGGGCGTTATCGTCGTGACCCTCAACTACCGCCTGGGCCCCCTGGGGTTTCTGGCCGCGCCGGGCCTGCTGGAGGGCCGCACCACCGGCAATTACGGCCTCCTCGACCAGCAGGCCGCGCTGCGCTGGGTGCGCGAGAACGTCGCGGCCTTTGGTGGGGATCCGGCCAACGTGACGGTGTTTGGCGAGTCGGCGGGCGGCATGAGCATCTGTGACCAGCTTGCCGCGCCGGGGGCCGCTGGCCTCTTCGACCGGGCGATCCTCCAGAGCGGGCCGTGTACCCCCGCGATCAACACGGTGCCGGTTGCAGATGCGCTGAAGACGGGGGCCGCCTACGCCCGCGCCCTGGGCTGTCCCGAGGGGGACGCCACGTGCCTGCGCGCCGTGCCCGCCGAGCGGCTTCTGGCCACCGAGGTGCCGGGGCGCCGCGCCCCCGGCTCCGTCGCCCTGCCGCCCGTGTATGGTGACGCGGTTTTGCCCCGCTCGCCGCAGGAAGCCTTCCAGACGGGAGCCGTGAACCGGGTGCCCGTCCTGATCGGCAGCAACCTGGATGAGGGGACGCTCTTTGTCGCGCCGCTGGGCCGGGAAAGGGACCTGCCCGTGTGGCAGTACTGGGCGCTCGTCGCCCTGCTGGAGCGCTGGAATGCGCCGCGGCTTCTCGTCCACTACGCCAGCCGCGATTACGACACGGTGGGTCTGGCTGCCGCCGCCTTCGTCACAGATGGCCTCTTCGCCTGCCCGGTGAACGACATCACCCGCGCCCTTGCCCGCTTTATGCCGGTGTATGCCTACGAGTTTCGCGACCGGAACGCCCCCTCCCAGCTCAAGCCCACCGGAACCATTCCCCGGTACGGGGCCTACCACGCTGCCGAGCTGATCAGCGTGTTTGGCACGCCCCTCACGGGTCTGGCGGACCCCGCCCAGTTCACGCCCCTGCAGGCGGATTTGGCCCGCATTATCCGCGCCTACTGGGCCAACTTCGCCCGCAGCGGTAACCCCAACGGCCTCGGCCTTCCGCAGTGGCCGCCCTTCAACTCGGTTGAAGGCCAGGTGCTGACCCTGGAACCAGGCCGCGTCGCCCCGACCACCCTGTTTCGCCAGGAACACCGCTGCGACCTGTGGGACCGCTGA
- a CDS encoding nucleotide exchange factor GrpE has protein sequence MFRKRGKAMTQDDQNNQQNEQATQDAARERAEQTVTAEDSERTSAAEDENLDFNIPGLDENMLGQVQEMMARLERAEELERENAELKGKLGRLAADFENYRRRTQEDVQAAEGQGIAKAAESLMPVYDDLSRALSMGSSDPAKLLPGVEAVQATVLRIFGTLGLEATGKEGEPFDPRWHEAVQVVPGPEDNVIVQVYQLGFRMGDRSVRPARVVVSQKQ, from the coding sequence ATGTTTCGCAAACGAGGCAAGGCCATGACCCAAGACGACCAGAACAACCAGCAGAATGAGCAGGCGACGCAGGACGCCGCCCGCGAGCGGGCCGAGCAGACGGTGACCGCCGAAGACAGCGAACGCACCAGCGCTGCCGAGGACGAGAACCTTGACTTCAACATCCCTGGTCTGGACGAGAACATGCTCGGCCAGGTTCAGGAGATGATGGCCCGGCTCGAACGCGCCGAGGAGTTGGAGAGGGAAAACGCCGAGCTCAAGGGCAAGCTTGGGCGCCTCGCCGCTGACTTTGAGAACTACCGCCGCCGGACCCAGGAGGACGTGCAGGCCGCCGAGGGTCAGGGGATCGCCAAGGCCGCCGAGAGCCTGATGCCGGTCTATGACGACCTGAGCCGCGCCCTGAGCATGGGCAGCAGCGACCCGGCCAAGCTGCTCCCGGGGGTAGAGGCGGTGCAGGCGACCGTGCTGCGCATCTTTGGCACCCTGGGCCTAGAGGCCACCGGCAAGGAAGGCGAGCCTTTTGATCCGCGCTGGCACGAGGCCGTTCAGGTGGTCCCCGGTCCCGAAGACAACGTGATCGTGCAGGTTTACCAACTCGGCTTCCGCATGGGTGACCGCTCCGTGCGGCCTGCCCGGGTGGTGGTAAGC
- the ftsH gene encoding ATP-dependent zinc metalloprotease FtsH — protein sequence MRRLSWGWGLAAAVVLLLLLINIASPRAHADDLTLTDFTAALRAGEINTARIQFQNNTALLSGKLNNGHDYRTRTLAADPAITLSRLQAAGVTVTYEQPTRLSLLTLLSGLLTLLLIGGLLVLLLRGRNGGSTDAANTFGKSKAAVIAEGQVKLTFADVAGCDEAKQDLQEVVDFLRHPERYHQLGARIPHGILLVGPPGSGKTLLAKAVAGEAKVPYFSISGSDFVEMFVGVGAARVRDLFEQARKAAPCIVFIDEIDAVGRKRGVNLQGGNDEREQTLNQLLVEMDGFSSGQEVIILAATNRPDVLDAALLRPGRFDRQVVVDAPDVRGRELILRIHARKKPLDASVDLGVIARRTAGMVGADLENLLNEAALMAAREGRNRIVMRDVEEARDRVLMGPERRSLVVREADRKVTAYHEVGHALAAQLLPHADKAHKLTIVPRGRSLGAALYTPEDRMHHTRAALLDRICVALAGHAAEEVATGQVTTGAQNDFQQATNLARRMVTEWGMSDVGQVALAQESGGYLGYGPQQGVYSDHTAERVDAEIARILNTQYERAVALLTEHAHVLHRLTDALMARESLTGEDVQTVLAGGTLDGSVPTPPDEEGPAAQPGLTPNPA from the coding sequence ATGAGGCGGCTGTCCTGGGGCTGGGGCCTGGCTGCCGCCGTGGTCCTGCTGCTCCTCCTGATCAATATCGCCAGTCCGCGCGCCCACGCTGATGACCTCACCCTCACCGACTTCACCGCGGCGCTGCGGGCCGGGGAGATCAACACCGCTCGGATTCAGTTTCAGAACAACACGGCGCTGCTCAGCGGCAAGCTGAACAACGGTCACGACTACCGCACCCGTACCCTCGCAGCTGATCCGGCCATCACGCTCAGCCGTCTGCAGGCCGCAGGCGTCACCGTCACCTACGAGCAGCCCACTCGCCTGAGCCTCCTGACGCTGCTGAGTGGCCTGCTCACCCTGCTGCTGATCGGCGGCCTGCTGGTGCTGCTGCTCCGGGGGCGCAACGGGGGCAGCACCGACGCGGCGAACACCTTCGGCAAATCGAAGGCGGCGGTGATTGCGGAAGGGCAGGTGAAGCTGACCTTTGCGGACGTGGCGGGCTGTGACGAGGCCAAGCAGGATTTGCAGGAGGTCGTGGATTTCCTGCGTCACCCCGAGCGTTACCACCAGCTCGGCGCCCGCATTCCCCACGGCATCCTGCTGGTCGGCCCCCCTGGCTCCGGCAAAACCCTGCTTGCCAAAGCGGTCGCGGGAGAAGCCAAGGTCCCCTACTTCTCCATCAGCGGCTCTGACTTTGTCGAGATGTTTGTGGGCGTTGGCGCTGCTCGTGTCCGCGACCTGTTCGAGCAGGCCAGAAAGGCCGCGCCCTGCATCGTCTTTATCGACGAGATCGACGCGGTGGGGCGCAAACGCGGCGTCAACCTTCAGGGCGGCAACGACGAGCGCGAACAGACGCTGAACCAGCTGCTGGTGGAGATGGACGGTTTTTCCAGCGGGCAGGAGGTGATCATCCTGGCGGCGACCAACCGCCCGGATGTGCTGGACGCAGCGCTGCTGCGTCCGGGCCGCTTTGACCGTCAGGTGGTGGTCGACGCCCCCGACGTGCGGGGACGGGAGCTGATTTTGAGGATCCACGCGCGCAAGAAGCCGCTGGACGCCAGCGTGGACCTGGGGGTGATCGCCCGCAGGACGGCGGGAATGGTGGGCGCGGATCTGGAGAACCTGCTGAACGAGGCGGCGCTGATGGCGGCGCGTGAGGGACGCAACCGGATCGTGATGCGGGACGTGGAGGAGGCGCGGGACCGCGTGCTGATGGGACCGGAGCGGCGCAGTCTGGTGGTGCGGGAAGCCGACCGCAAGGTCACCGCCTACCACGAGGTCGGCCATGCCCTCGCTGCTCAACTCCTCCCGCACGCGGACAAGGCGCACAAGCTGACCATCGTGCCGCGCGGGCGCTCGCTGGGGGCGGCACTCTATACGCCGGAAGACCGCATGCATCACACTCGCGCCGCGCTCCTTGACCGAATCTGTGTGGCGCTAGCCGGGCATGCCGCCGAGGAGGTGGCCACCGGGCAGGTCACCACCGGCGCCCAGAACGACTTTCAGCAGGCGACGAACCTCGCGCGGCGCATGGTTACCGAGTGGGGGATGAGTGATGTGGGCCAGGTCGCCCTCGCGCAGGAGAGCGGAGGCTACCTGGGGTACGGGCCGCAGCAGGGCGTGTACAGCGATCACACCGCCGAGCGCGTGGATGCCGAAATCGCTCGCATCCTCAACACGCAGTATGAACGCGCGGTCGCCCTGCTCACCGAGCACGCCCACGTCCTGCACCGGCTGACCGACGCGCTGATGGCCCGCGAGTCACTGACCGGCGAGGACGTCCAGACGGTTTTGGCGGGGGGCACGCTGGACGGCAGCGTGCCTACGCCGCCCGACGAGGAGGGCCCGGCGGCTCAGCCCGGCTTGACGCCCAACCCCGCCTGA
- the dnaK gene encoding molecular chaperone DnaK, whose translation MPKAVGIDLGTTNSVIATMEGGRPEVIVNAEGARTTPSVVAYKGDERLVGQIARRQAALNPKATLFEVKRFIGRRWDEVKEEAARMPFTVKEGPGGSVRIEVNGKDLAPEQVSAEVLRKLVADASAKLGEKITDAVITVPAYFDNSQREATKQAGEIAGLNVLRVINEPTAAALAYGLERKGNETVLVFDLGGGTFDVTILELGEGVFEVRSTAGDTHLGGADFDQRIVNWLAEEFRKEHNFDLRKDPQALQRLIEAAERAKIELSNASETTISLPFITFDPETRTPLHLERTLSRAKFEELTADLLRRVRQPVEQALADAKLSASDIDEVILVGGSTRIPAVKRIVKEITGKEPNESVNPDEAVALGAAVQAGIIQGDANLGDIVLVDVTPLTLGVEVKGGMVAPMIPRNTTIPAKKTEIYTTAENNQPGVEIVVLQGERPMAADNKSLGRFKLEGIPPMPAGRPQIEVTFDIDANGILHVTAKEKTSGKEASIRIENTTTLDKSDVERMVKEAEQNAEADRKRRERVEKRNNLDSLRVQALGQLEENQSAPQDAKDRLKAAADEAEEAVRSDDDARIASAQKRLEEELRSFMTAAQQGGQAGAGAGAQTSRQEDDVIDADFKPAE comes from the coding sequence ATGCCGAAAGCTGTCGGAATCGACCTGGGAACCACCAACAGCGTGATTGCCACCATGGAGGGCGGACGCCCGGAAGTGATCGTCAACGCCGAAGGCGCGCGCACCACGCCCTCGGTGGTCGCGTACAAGGGGGACGAGCGGCTGGTCGGGCAGATCGCCCGCCGTCAGGCCGCGCTGAACCCCAAGGCCACCCTGTTCGAAGTCAAGCGTTTTATCGGTCGCCGCTGGGATGAGGTCAAGGAAGAGGCCGCCCGCATGCCCTTTACGGTGAAGGAAGGCCCGGGCGGGTCCGTGCGCATCGAGGTGAATGGCAAGGACCTCGCCCCGGAGCAGGTGAGCGCCGAGGTGCTGCGCAAGCTGGTTGCGGACGCCAGCGCCAAGCTGGGCGAAAAGATCACCGACGCCGTGATCACCGTGCCCGCCTACTTCGACAACTCGCAGCGCGAGGCCACCAAGCAGGCGGGTGAGATCGCAGGCTTGAACGTGCTGCGTGTGATCAACGAGCCGACTGCCGCGGCGCTGGCCTACGGCCTGGAGCGCAAGGGCAACGAGACGGTGCTGGTCTTTGACCTGGGTGGCGGCACCTTTGACGTGACCATCCTGGAACTGGGCGAGGGTGTCTTCGAGGTGCGTTCGACCGCCGGTGACACGCACCTGGGCGGCGCGGACTTTGACCAGCGCATCGTGAACTGGCTGGCCGAGGAATTCAGGAAGGAGCACAACTTCGACCTGCGCAAGGATCCGCAGGCCCTCCAGCGCCTGATCGAGGCTGCCGAGCGCGCCAAGATCGAACTCAGCAACGCCTCCGAGACCACCATCAGCCTTCCTTTCATCACCTTTGACCCCGAGACGCGCACGCCCCTGCACCTGGAGCGTACCCTGAGCCGCGCGAAGTTCGAAGAACTCACCGCCGACCTGCTGAGGCGCGTACGTCAGCCCGTCGAGCAGGCGCTTGCCGACGCCAAGCTGAGCGCCAGCGATATCGACGAGGTGATTCTGGTGGGCGGCTCCACCCGTATCCCCGCGGTCAAGCGCATCGTGAAGGAGATCACCGGCAAGGAGCCCAACGAGTCGGTCAACCCCGACGAGGCGGTCGCGCTGGGGGCCGCGGTGCAGGCGGGCATCATTCAGGGTGACGCCAACCTGGGTGACATCGTGCTGGTCGACGTCACGCCCCTCACGCTGGGGGTGGAGGTCAAGGGCGGGATGGTCGCGCCGATGATTCCCCGCAACACCACCATCCCCGCCAAGAAGACCGAGATCTACACCACCGCCGAGAACAACCAGCCGGGTGTAGAGATCGTGGTGCTCCAGGGCGAGCGTCCCATGGCCGCCGACAACAAGTCCCTGGGCCGCTTCAAGCTCGAAGGCATCCCGCCGATGCCCGCTGGACGGCCGCAGATCGAGGTCACCTTTGATATCGACGCGAACGGCATCCTGCACGTGACGGCCAAGGAAAAGACCAGCGGCAAGGAAGCCAGCATCCGCATCGAGAACACCACCACCCTCGACAAGAGCGACGTGGAACGGATGGTGAAGGAAGCCGAGCAGAACGCCGAAGCCGACCGCAAGCGCCGCGAGCGGGTCGAGAAGCGCAACAATCTCGACAGCCTGCGTGTGCAGGCCCTGGGTCAGCTCGAGGAGAACCAGAGCGCACCCCAAGACGCCAAGGACCGCCTGAAGGCGGCTGCCGACGAGGCTGAGGAGGCGGTACGCAGCGACGACGATGCCCGCATCGCAAGCGCCCAGAAGCGGCTGGAAGAAGAACTCCGCTCCTTCATGACCGCCGCGCAGCAGGGCGGGCAGGCCGGAGCCGGAGCCGGAGCCCAGACGAGCCGCCAAGAAGACGACGTGATCGACGCGGACTTCAAGCCCGCCGAGTAA